A part of Candidatus Aminicenantes bacterium genomic DNA contains:
- a CDS encoding class I SAM-dependent methyltransferase: MLLKFALLILTAFNPAPAFFSPQANTSQAIPSVDRLTDSFEQRANEDISPALVMDLVGVKPGMVIGEVGAGRGRVTVHLADRVGEKGKIYANDIDTSSLEYLRSRIKRLELTNVEVVDGLVDDARLPAGALDMILMVMVYHHLDKPIPMLRNLLPCLKPGGVVAMVEPSPAHTERGMRDLTRQQVAEEAAEAGYKLETVIEGKFEHENV; this comes from the coding sequence ATGTTGCTAAAATTCGCACTGCTGATCCTGACGGCTTTCAATCCTGCCCCGGCTTTCTTCTCTCCCCAGGCTAATACGTCGCAGGCCATTCCGTCCGTCGATCGCCTGACCGATTCCTTTGAACAAAGAGCCAACGAAGACATTTCCCCTGCCCTGGTCATGGACCTAGTCGGCGTCAAGCCCGGCATGGTCATCGGCGAGGTGGGCGCAGGCCGCGGCCGGGTGACGGTCCACCTGGCCGATCGCGTCGGCGAAAAAGGCAAGATCTACGCCAACGACATCGATACATCCTCCCTCGAATATCTGCGCAGCCGTATCAAGCGGCTGGAGCTGACCAACGTCGAAGTCGTGGATGGCCTTGTCGACGACGCCCGCCTCCCCGCCGGCGCTCTGGATATGATCCTCATGGTCATGGTCTATCACCATCTGGACAAGCCGATCCCCATGCTCCGGAACCTGCTTCCTTGCCTGAAGCCCGGAGGCGTAGTGGCCATGGTCGAGCCGTCTCCCGCCCACACTGAGAGGGGGATGCGGGATCTGACCCGGCAACAAGTCGCCGAGGAGGCGGCCGAAGCCGGGTATAAGCTGGAAACCGTGATCGAGGGGAAGTTCGAGCACGAAAACGT
- a CDS encoding aminoglycoside phosphotransferase family protein, translated as MTGINAESAAAALSVWRIHPARIRPDLDITGSPERTLARVVVEDEAGALFILERLDPAVLERKREIARAVAALAADLPEVLPFLAAETGETVVKTEAGFFQVSRYIPGVALPRPEYLDQAWRGPALADFLVRLRRSEAAGTLASAGGSGFSLATFIRRFASRLAEHEPALLERVRPALEHLGKSLFLREDALPQAFAHGDYHPLNIVWSAEGIRAVIDWEFCGRKLELYDAAILVGCLGMEHPRALGEDIVVAAIGRLRASGAFAAESWADFFDLVLGLRFAWLSDWLKRKDAEMIDLEAVYIELLLRNKDILLRNWGL; from the coding sequence ATGACCGGGATCAACGCTGAATCCGCCGCCGCCGCGCTCTCCGTCTGGCGCATCCATCCGGCCCGCATCCGGCCCGATCTGGACATCACCGGCAGCCCCGAACGGACACTGGCCCGCGTCGTGGTCGAGGACGAGGCAGGCGCCCTCTTCATCCTGGAGCGACTCGACCCGGCGGTATTGGAGAGAAAGCGCGAGATCGCCCGTGCCGTGGCGGCGCTGGCGGCCGATCTGCCCGAGGTTTTGCCCTTTCTCGCGGCCGAAACGGGAGAGACCGTCGTCAAAACCGAAGCGGGTTTCTTCCAGGTTTCGCGCTACATTCCCGGAGTCGCCCTCCCCCGCCCCGAATACCTGGATCAAGCCTGGCGGGGTCCCGCCCTGGCCGATTTCCTTGTTCGCCTGCGCCGATCGGAAGCGGCCGGGACGCTCGCCTCCGCCGGCGGTTCGGGCTTTTCTCTGGCGACATTCATCCGACGCTTCGCATCCCGCCTGGCTGAACACGAGCCGGCCCTACTCGAACGGGTACGCCCCGCGCTCGAGCATCTGGGAAAGAGCTTGTTTCTCCGGGAAGACGCCCTGCCCCAAGCCTTCGCCCACGGCGATTACCACCCTCTGAACATCGTCTGGTCGGCCGAGGGCATCCGCGCCGTCATCGATTGGGAGTTCTGCGGCCGCAAACTCGAGCTTTACGACGCCGCGATTCTCGTCGGATGCCTGGGCATGGAGCATCCCCGGGCCTTGGGCGAAGACATCGTCGTTGCGGCGATCGGGCGCCTGCGCGCCTCGGGCGCCTTCGCCGCGGAAAGCTGGGCTGATTTCTTCGATCTGGTCCTCGGACTTCGTTTCGCCTGGCTGTCCGACTGGCTGAAGCGCAAAGACGCCGAGATGATCGATCTCGAGGCCGTCTATATCGAGCTGCTATTACGGAACAAGGACATCCTTCTCCGGAATTGGGGACTTTAA
- a CDS encoding alpha-galactosidase, translating into MTRRRRLSAITLFFASVLFASAYPIHGAAREAQGRPNGGVPIVPPNAPAQIDIHDGRIVAIYAGQTIFEGTFAGNPAKLQTRSRVFRTGERIEQVVYLFGGGNPPLKLAGLIQGGAESFACEADRRDRRGAGPLIVRHVSGRSRSLLNRAVYDRSSDWALSVDAGPSAAVAPEGDAAGTFRLTASGNEIILRFRPRFYQKHRGLAFYEPWTYKPWPGSVAGWISWFAFYADITEKDVVETAAVFSEALKAYGYDYFQIDDGFQQIQGAPEKWLNPNVKFPKGLKYLVDVIKSHGLIPGLWTAASCLDEGLPAARPEWFVRDAAGKPVTGNWVGAVLDASIQAALDNIVTPLYKGLMAQGWRYIKLDALRHLRYEGYNANRDYFERKKVDPVAAFRQYVQTVRNTIGRDTFLLACWGIRPELIGLADACRIGDDGFAYAGLSQYNSFNNVVWRNDPDHIELDADGYRSTLVTTLTGSLMMLTDKPAVYRTAAIEPAKRTAPVLFTRPGQIFDVDPSRSDQIGRVDSEVSGSGPRPFDAGYTPACFLYSLEIERPFESWLVLGRTGGDFAEIRLADLGLDPAREYFVFEFWSKRLLGSFTGSFAPGPLDPKFRSQAFVIRERLPRPQLLATSRHITGGGVDLDDVRWDGSALTGKSRGVKGDPYVIYVTEPTGFVLDRADADGAKVERTEREGGIVKITLAPAANGPFSWTTRFSPR; encoded by the coding sequence CCTATTCGCGTCCGCGTACCCAATCCACGGCGCCGCCCGGGAAGCCCAAGGCCGGCCGAACGGCGGCGTCCCGATCGTTCCGCCCAACGCGCCCGCGCAGATCGATATCCATGACGGCCGCATCGTCGCAATCTACGCCGGGCAGACGATTTTCGAGGGAACGTTCGCGGGTAATCCGGCCAAGCTCCAAACGCGGTCCCGGGTCTTCCGGACGGGCGAGCGGATCGAACAGGTCGTCTACTTGTTCGGCGGCGGCAATCCGCCGCTCAAGCTGGCGGGCCTTATCCAGGGCGGCGCCGAATCATTCGCCTGCGAGGCCGACCGAAGGGACCGCCGCGGCGCCGGCCCTCTCATCGTCCGGCACGTCTCAGGCCGAAGCCGCAGCCTCCTCAACCGGGCCGTATACGACCGCTCTTCCGATTGGGCGCTGTCGGTCGACGCCGGCCCCTCGGCCGCCGTGGCGCCCGAGGGCGATGCGGCGGGTACTTTCCGCCTGACCGCAAGCGGCAACGAGATCATCCTCCGCTTCCGGCCCCGCTTCTACCAAAAGCACCGTGGCCTGGCCTTCTACGAACCCTGGACTTACAAGCCATGGCCGGGCTCCGTGGCCGGCTGGATATCCTGGTTCGCCTTCTACGCCGACATCACCGAGAAGGACGTCGTGGAGACGGCGGCCGTCTTTTCCGAGGCGCTCAAGGCCTACGGCTACGACTACTTCCAGATTGACGACGGCTTCCAGCAGATCCAGGGCGCGCCGGAGAAGTGGCTCAACCCCAACGTTAAGTTCCCCAAGGGCCTCAAGTATCTGGTCGACGTCATCAAGAGCCACGGGCTCATCCCCGGACTCTGGACGGCGGCTTCATGCCTGGATGAGGGCCTTCCGGCCGCCCGCCCCGAGTGGTTCGTCCGCGACGCCGCGGGCAAGCCGGTCACAGGCAATTGGGTCGGCGCCGTCCTGGACGCCTCGATCCAGGCCGCCCTGGACAACATCGTGACCCCGCTCTACAAGGGGCTGATGGCCCAGGGCTGGCGCTACATCAAGCTCGACGCCCTGCGCCACCTGCGCTACGAGGGCTACAATGCCAACCGGGACTACTTCGAGAGGAAGAAGGTCGACCCCGTGGCCGCCTTCCGCCAGTACGTCCAGACCGTCCGCAACACGATCGGGCGGGACACATTCCTTCTGGCCTGCTGGGGCATCCGGCCCGAGCTCATCGGCCTGGCCGACGCCTGCCGGATCGGCGACGACGGCTTCGCCTACGCCGGGCTGTCGCAGTACAACTCCTTCAACAACGTGGTTTGGAGAAACGACCCCGACCACATCGAGCTCGACGCGGACGGATACCGTTCGACCCTGGTCACCACCCTGACCGGCTCACTGATGATGCTGACGGACAAGCCGGCCGTCTATCGCACCGCGGCCATCGAGCCGGCCAAGAGGACGGCCCCGGTGCTCTTCACCCGGCCCGGCCAGATCTTCGACGTCGACCCCTCGCGCTCGGACCAGATCGGCCGTGTGGATTCCGAGGTCAGCGGCTCCGGGCCGCGGCCGTTCGACGCCGGCTATACCCCGGCCTGCTTCCTTTATTCGCTCGAGATCGAGCGGCCGTTCGAGAGCTGGCTCGTCCTCGGCCGCACGGGCGGCGACTTCGCCGAGATCCGGCTGGCCGACCTCGGCCTCGATCCGGCCAGGGAGTATTTCGTCTTCGAATTCTGGTCCAAGCGGCTGCTCGGCAGCTTCACCGGCTCGTTCGCCCCCGGCCCGCTTGATCCGAAGTTCCGCTCCCAGGCCTTTGTCATTCGCGAGCGCCTGCCGCGGCCCCAGCTTCTGGCCACGAGCCGCCACATCACGGGAGGCGGGGTCGATCTGGACGACGTCCGCTGGGACGGCTCGGCCCTGACCGGAAAAAGCCGCGGCGTTAAAGGCGATCCCTACGTCATCTATGTGACGGAGCCGACCGGCTTCGTCCTGGACCGAGCGGATGCCGACGGGGCCAAGGTGGAGAGGACCGAGCGCGAGGGCGGGATCGTCAAGATCACCCTGGCTCCGGCCGCGAACGGCCCCTTTTCCTGGACGACGCGCTTTTCCCCCCGCTGA